From Paenibacillus graminis, a single genomic window includes:
- a CDS encoding pectinesterase family protein: protein MLITVSKSVDEGFSSLQAALDSIPQEYKEAVTIRIKPGIYEEKITVKQGTPPVLLLGEDTNSTIITWSDNAHTLGPDGEPLGTFKSGTLNVFAEHFTAENLTIRNASGPGTGQAVAAFVDAGYAVFRRVRLLGDQDTLYTGQGKQYYNECCIEGDVDYIFGAATALFERCRLHNKRSRGYITAASTPEGAPFGYVFLDCEITSGEGVSEVYLGRPWRPYAHVAFIRTVMDSSIIGEGWHNWGQPDREETSRYEEYGSSGPGANPEARAAWSRQLIPQEAAKYRVLAVLDGWHPEGY, encoded by the coding sequence ATGTTAATTACAGTCTCTAAGAGTGTCGATGAAGGATTCAGCAGTCTACAGGCAGCGCTGGATTCCATTCCGCAGGAATATAAGGAAGCAGTAACGATTCGCATCAAACCCGGCATTTACGAGGAAAAGATTACAGTGAAACAGGGAACGCCTCCGGTTCTCCTGCTGGGGGAGGACACGAATTCCACCATCATCACCTGGTCAGACAACGCCCACACTTTAGGTCCGGACGGAGAGCCGCTTGGCACGTTCAAATCCGGCACCCTGAATGTATTTGCTGAGCATTTCACGGCTGAGAATCTGACCATCCGGAATGCATCCGGTCCCGGCACCGGTCAGGCGGTGGCTGCTTTTGTAGATGCAGGCTATGCCGTATTCCGGCGTGTACGCCTGCTGGGTGACCAGGATACTTTGTATACGGGGCAAGGGAAACAATATTATAACGAGTGCTGCATTGAAGGCGATGTGGATTATATTTTTGGCGCTGCTACGGCTTTGTTTGAACGCTGCCGGCTGCATAATAAGCGTTCCAGAGGATATATTACAGCCGCATCAACACCTGAAGGTGCACCGTTTGGGTATGTGTTCCTCGATTGTGAAATTACCAGCGGTGAAGGTGTAAGCGAAGTGTATCTTGGACGCCCTTGGCGGCCTTATGCCCATGTGGCCTTTATCCGCACTGTCATGGACAGTTCGATTATCGGGGAAGGCTGGCATAACTGGGGGCAGCCGGACAGGGAGGAGACCAGCCGCTATGAAGAGTATGGCAGCAGTGGCCCGGGGGCCAATCCTGAAGCCAGAGCTGCCTGGTCGCGGCAGCTGATTCCACAGGAAGCGGCGAAGTATAGGGTGCTGGCCGTGCTTGACGGCTGGCATCCCGAAGGCTATTAA
- a CDS encoding alpha/beta hydrolase family protein — MEPLEQYMQKLAGSTQRNSAFSKDLPFQEWRDGLAAAFTERLGGFPEIAEELQPVLLERIVCSGYTRERIEITTYEGLRMPLYLLIPDQPLTTPAPAVLAIHGHGYGSREIVGLDPGGAERLGDPGLHKDFAVSLAEQGFVVAAPELLGFGDRRLEEDLTSGEPGRNSCFRLSSALLMAGKTMAGYRIYETMRALDYLQTRHEVKGERIGIMGISGGGLVAGFTAALDERIACAVVSGYANTFADSILTRNHCLDNYIPGILREAEMPDLLGLIAPRGLFLESGDADHLFGPRGAKIALARLETIYGAAHHSGQVEADFFTGGHEIHGEPAFAWLRKQLA, encoded by the coding sequence ATGGAGCCTCTGGAACAATACATGCAAAAACTGGCCGGCTCAACACAGCGCAATTCGGCTTTCAGCAAGGACCTCCCATTTCAGGAGTGGCGCGATGGACTTGCCGCAGCCTTTACGGAGCGGCTGGGCGGCTTTCCGGAAATAGCTGAGGAGCTGCAGCCGGTTCTTCTGGAACGTATAGTCTGCTCCGGGTATACCCGCGAACGTATAGAGATCACTACCTATGAAGGACTTCGCATGCCGCTGTATCTTCTGATCCCGGATCAGCCGCTAACTACCCCTGCCCCTGCCGTACTTGCCATTCATGGACATGGCTATGGAAGCCGGGAGATCGTCGGCTTGGATCCGGGCGGTGCGGAGCGGCTGGGAGATCCCGGGCTGCATAAGGACTTCGCCGTTTCACTGGCAGAACAGGGCTTTGTAGTAGCTGCACCGGAACTGCTCGGCTTTGGCGACAGACGTCTGGAAGAAGACCTGACCAGCGGCGAGCCTGGACGTAATTCCTGCTTCCGCCTGTCTTCGGCTCTGCTGATGGCCGGGAAGACGATGGCCGGTTACCGGATCTACGAAACCATGAGAGCTCTGGATTATTTGCAGACAAGGCATGAGGTGAAGGGCGAACGCATTGGAATTATGGGGATTTCCGGCGGCGGACTGGTGGCTGGCTTCACAGCTGCGCTTGACGAGCGGATCGCTTGTGCGGTCGTAAGCGGGTATGCCAATACCTTCGCGGACAGTATTCTGACGCGCAATCATTGCCTCGACAATTATATTCCGGGGATATTGCGGGAAGCGGAGATGCCTGATCTTCTAGGCCTCATTGCCCCGCGCGGCCTGTTCCTCGAATCGGGCGATGCCGATCATCTGTTTGGCCCGCGGGGAGCAAAAATTGCTTTAGCCCGGCTGGAGACTATTTACGGGGCAGCACATCATTCCGGGCAGGTTGAGGCGGACTTCTTCACCGGAGGTCATGAGATTCATGGTGAACCGGCCTTTGCCTGGCTGCGTAAGCAGCTTGCCTGA
- a CDS encoding glycoside hydrolase family 88/105 protein, with protein sequence MTEATTVRWSGKIADTILGRCNKQGEDEYVLERWAYVPGMLLMAMARAGVQLGQPEYVSYMERHMDTFIGEDGSIRTYRLEEYNLDQINEGKNLFLLYQKTGEERYAKAADLLAAQLIGHPRTSEGGLWHKKVYPFQMWLDGLYMASPFLAEYGKVFQRPELIDEAAHQLLLVERRTRDPRTGLLYHGWDESKEQEWADSSTGLSSHFWSRAMGWYAMAMVDCLEHFPLTHPKRGTVIGIFQRMCGALLEVQDKETGLWYQVLDQAGRKGNYLEASGSCMFVYAMAKGLRLGYLEPSFSEAMLKGYAGIIEHLTKEDEHGVHLHHICHGAGLSKDRNGSYDYYISEEVQSDVPMGVAPLLLASLEVERYQAAG encoded by the coding sequence ATAACTGAAGCAACAACCGTTCGCTGGTCCGGTAAAATCGCGGATACGATTCTTGGCAGATGCAATAAGCAGGGAGAGGATGAATATGTGCTGGAACGGTGGGCTTATGTTCCGGGCATGCTGCTGATGGCAATGGCCCGCGCGGGTGTCCAGCTCGGCCAGCCTGAGTATGTCTCCTATATGGAGCGGCATATGGACACATTCATTGGCGAAGACGGGTCCATTCGTACCTACAGGCTTGAAGAATACAACCTGGACCAGATTAATGAGGGGAAAAACCTGTTCTTGCTGTACCAGAAAACGGGAGAAGAACGGTATGCTAAAGCAGCCGATCTGCTGGCCGCACAGCTTATTGGGCATCCCCGCACCTCCGAAGGGGGATTGTGGCATAAGAAGGTGTATCCTTTCCAGATGTGGCTGGACGGGCTGTACATGGCATCGCCATTCCTGGCGGAATACGGCAAGGTCTTTCAGCGTCCTGAACTGATCGATGAAGCAGCGCATCAGCTGCTGCTGGTCGAGCGGCGGACCCGCGATCCGCGTACCGGTCTGCTCTACCATGGCTGGGATGAATCCAAAGAGCAGGAATGGGCTGACTCGTCTACCGGATTGTCCTCCCATTTCTGGAGCCGGGCGATGGGCTGGTATGCAATGGCTATGGTTGACTGTTTGGAGCATTTTCCGCTCACCCATCCGAAGCGGGGGACGGTCATCGGTATTTTTCAGCGGATGTGCGGTGCGCTTCTGGAGGTTCAAGACAAGGAGACCGGCCTTTGGTACCAGGTGCTGGATCAAGCGGGGCGAAAAGGCAATTATCTGGAAGCCTCCGGCTCCTGCATGTTTGTATATGCGATGGCCAAAGGGCTAAGACTGGGTTATCTGGAACCGTCTTTTAGCGAGGCGATGCTGAAAGGTTATGCAGGCATTATAGAGCATTTGACTAAAGAGGACGAACATGGTGTTCACTTGCATCACATCTGTCATGGGGCGGGTTTGAGCAAAGACCGTAATGGTTCATATGATTACTATATCTCTGAGGAGGTGCAGTCGGATGTGCCTATGGGAGTAGCTCCATTATTATTAGCTTCCCTTGAAGTGGAACGGTACCAGGCTGCCGGATAA
- a CDS encoding recombinase family protein: MLDVALYLRKSRADEDAERRGEGETLAKHKTALLKLAKQLQLNIIRIREEIVSGETLVHRPEMLQLLQEVESGEYDAVLVMDIDRFGRGNMQEQGLILETFRSAKTKIITPRKTYDLMDEFDEEYSEFEAFMARKELKIITRRMQGGRKRAAEEGNFIGTRPPFGYLIENLPEGRGRTLKPHPEQAEIVKQIFAWYTHEDPGQQKGGNKIAAELERLKVPSYKGGSWSASSVLTILKNEVYIGRIQWGKKEVKKSKDGSTHRSARHRNRDEWIDVKGKHEPIIDSETFLKANRRLSEHHHSPYQFNMNGKPRMTSALAGLVKCSECGMTMVYRSYTKQPAHFRCSTVGCSTRSSRYDTVEARIIEGLEVWLSDYKIKWGKRNHPAPLNGLRLKERALASLQNELKELENQRGKLFDFLERGIYTEEVFMERSQDISTRITATTWGINKVQRELDLELTRKEARSKIIPIAESVVKSYYQTDNPMSRNALLKSVLNKVVYKKGTGQYKEQFEVFLYPRL; the protein is encoded by the coding sequence ATGTTGGATGTAGCTCTATACTTGCGAAAATCCAGAGCAGATGAAGATGCGGAACGCCGCGGTGAAGGTGAAACCCTGGCCAAGCACAAGACTGCCCTGCTCAAGCTTGCCAAGCAATTACAATTAAATATCATTCGTATCCGCGAAGAGATCGTCAGTGGTGAAACCTTAGTCCACCGCCCGGAAATGCTGCAGCTGTTACAAGAGGTCGAATCCGGTGAATACGATGCTGTCCTGGTAATGGATATTGACCGTTTTGGACGCGGCAACATGCAGGAGCAAGGATTGATCCTGGAGACGTTCCGCTCAGCCAAGACCAAGATTATAACTCCGCGTAAGACCTATGACCTGATGGATGAATTTGATGAGGAATACAGTGAATTTGAAGCCTTTATGGCCCGTAAGGAACTCAAAATCATTACCCGCCGGATGCAGGGGGGCCGGAAGCGTGCTGCGGAAGAAGGTAACTTTATAGGTACCCGTCCACCATTCGGATACTTGATTGAGAATCTCCCGGAGGGCCGCGGCCGTACTTTGAAGCCCCATCCGGAACAAGCTGAAATCGTAAAACAAATTTTCGCCTGGTATACCCATGAAGATCCCGGACAACAAAAAGGCGGAAATAAAATCGCAGCTGAATTGGAACGGCTCAAGGTCCCCTCTTATAAAGGCGGCAGCTGGTCAGCTTCTTCTGTCTTAACTATTTTAAAAAATGAAGTGTATATTGGAAGAATTCAATGGGGGAAGAAAGAGGTTAAGAAGAGCAAGGACGGAAGCACACACCGCTCTGCACGCCATAGGAACCGCGATGAATGGATTGATGTCAAAGGAAAGCATGAACCCATTATTGACAGCGAAACCTTTCTGAAGGCAAACCGGAGGCTCTCAGAGCATCATCATTCCCCATACCAATTCAATATGAATGGCAAACCACGCATGACCTCGGCACTGGCCGGACTTGTAAAGTGCTCCGAGTGCGGAATGACCATGGTTTACCGGTCGTACACCAAACAGCCGGCTCATTTTCGCTGCAGCACAGTCGGCTGTTCTACGCGCAGCAGCAGATATGATACCGTTGAGGCCCGGATTATCGAAGGGCTGGAGGTTTGGTTAAGCGACTATAAGATTAAATGGGGAAAGAGAAACCATCCGGCTCCACTTAACGGGCTCAGGTTAAAAGAACGGGCACTGGCCTCACTGCAAAACGAATTAAAAGAGCTGGAGAACCAGAGAGGAAAATTATTCGATTTTCTGGAAAGAGGAATTTATACCGAAGAGGTGTTTATGGAACGGTCTCAGGATATCTCAACGCGGATAACAGCCACAACCTGGGGAATTAACAAAGTACAAAGAGAGCTGGATCTGGAATTGACCCGGAAAGAAGCAAGAAGCAAAATCATCCCTATTGCAGAATCAGTGGTTAAATCGTACTATCAGACAGACAATCCCATGAGCAGAAATGCGTTATTGAAATCCGTACTGAACAAAGTCGTTTATAAAAAGGGAACTGGCCAGTATAAAGAGCAATTTGAGGTATTCTTGTATCCGCGTCTGTAA
- a CDS encoding hybrid sensor histidine kinase/response regulator transcription factor, protein MFSIMKKWFWYDWILVATRTIWLFIIASAGFVDSSLIAGSLWIVISFALVVYLVPFIVRYRKEARYLAVEVTATGSFYLYIAYTAPELLWSFVLLVITIGLSSSRTTYVWTGILCGIVFPVMNGWIADRLPFEFIFSCSLGFAIGFAFNILIQSHQQARIIQEQKQLLEQHIKRIEELTLLEERSRMSHELHDTIGHSLTSLIVGVESLRSSVPHSQIEKIDSLVGIAQHSMDDIRKHLHQLSQVPLSHSLSESLRQLTEEFMKSTGTTVKFRMIGSETLVMQKINFCLHRCLQESLTNAVRYGQASMISVQLLFDSQQIRLQIEDNGIGMEETQFGFELNGMKERIELLHGTLSMHSGPGQGTFVICNIPLLTEPVHDAIRLLIADDQVIITDSLKQILDQHVDFNVIGTAGNGREALEHCERSRPDIVLMDFRMQGIDGLETLLEIKQRWPDMKVVFMTTFEDSLQAASALERGAEGYMLKSIHPREMKEALKLIYNGGTWIDQSVATRVFEEMKRQREQLEKIGSSQENYPYGLTKREMEILEHLSGGLRYKSIAAKLFLSEGTIRNYCSILYSKLNVNNREEAIELARTENIV, encoded by the coding sequence GTGTTCTCTATCATGAAAAAATGGTTCTGGTATGATTGGATACTTGTGGCCACTCGAACAATTTGGCTGTTCATTATCGCAAGCGCTGGTTTTGTCGATTCGTCCTTGATCGCTGGGTCGCTTTGGATTGTAATTTCTTTTGCTCTCGTCGTTTACCTCGTTCCATTCATCGTCCGCTATCGAAAAGAAGCTAGGTATCTCGCTGTCGAAGTCACGGCAACGGGGTCTTTTTATCTTTATATAGCCTACACAGCTCCGGAACTGCTATGGTCTTTTGTTTTGCTTGTGATAACGATCGGCTTGTCGAGCAGCCGAACAACTTATGTGTGGACAGGGATCCTCTGCGGAATCGTATTCCCGGTAATGAACGGTTGGATCGCAGATCGTCTCCCGTTTGAGTTTATCTTTAGCTGCAGCCTAGGTTTTGCTATCGGCTTTGCGTTCAATATCTTAATTCAGTCCCATCAGCAAGCCCGAATTATTCAAGAGCAGAAGCAATTACTGGAGCAGCATATTAAGCGGATAGAGGAGCTTACGCTTCTGGAGGAGCGCAGCCGGATGTCACATGAGCTGCATGACACGATTGGCCATTCGCTTACCTCGCTCATCGTCGGTGTCGAATCGCTGCGATCGTCCGTACCGCATTCGCAGATCGAGAAGATCGATTCGCTTGTCGGTATCGCCCAGCACAGTATGGATGATATCCGTAAGCATCTGCACCAGCTCTCTCAAGTTCCGCTCAGCCATTCGTTAAGTGAGTCGCTGCGGCAATTAACTGAAGAATTCATGAAATCGACGGGAACAACGGTTAAATTCCGTATGATCGGCAGTGAGACACTTGTGATGCAAAAAATAAACTTTTGCTTACATCGCTGCCTTCAAGAGTCTCTAACCAACGCGGTTCGGTACGGACAGGCGAGCATGATATCCGTTCAGCTGCTTTTCGATAGTCAGCAGATCCGGTTACAGATCGAAGATAACGGCATCGGAATGGAAGAAACCCAATTTGGATTTGAGCTGAATGGGATGAAGGAAAGGATTGAACTACTTCACGGCACGCTGTCCATGCATTCCGGACCAGGACAAGGTACTTTCGTCATATGTAATATTCCGTTGCTGACCGAGCCTGTACATGACGCGATCCGCTTGCTGATCGCTGATGATCAGGTCATCATTACCGACAGTTTGAAGCAAATTTTGGATCAGCATGTTGATTTTAACGTCATTGGTACGGCAGGGAACGGACGGGAAGCATTAGAGCATTGTGAGCGTTCCCGGCCGGATATTGTGCTAATGGATTTTCGTATGCAGGGAATTGACGGGCTTGAGACATTACTCGAGATAAAACAACGCTGGCCTGATATGAAGGTTGTGTTCATGACGACGTTTGAGGATTCCTTACAGGCAGCATCTGCATTAGAGCGCGGAGCAGAAGGATACATGCTAAAGTCGATTCATCCGCGGGAGATGAAGGAAGCCTTGAAACTTATTTATAACGGTGGAACCTGGATCGACCAATCGGTTGCTACACGGGTTTTCGAAGAGATGAAACGTCAACGTGAGCAGTTGGAAAAGATAGGTTCAAGTCAGGAAAACTACCCGTATGGCCTAACGAAACGCGAGATGGAGATTCTGGAACATCTGTCGGGCGGACTGCGCTACAAGTCGATCGCCGCCAAGTTATTTTTATCGGAGGGCACGATCCGCAATTACTGCTCGATTCTCTACTCAAAGCTCAACGTCAACAACCGCGAAGAAGCGATAGAACTGGCGAGAACGGAGAATATCGTGTAG
- a CDS encoding serine hydrolase domain-containing protein, with the protein MKLFTMQRGVALTLTAILAVTPVFPAYGTLHAAGHTAIYQAIDKAANSDNIPGVIVTVKKGDASWSYASGEGNIERNHMVDADSAFRIGSTTKTFVATVALQLAGEKKLSLDDTVEKWLPGLVQGNGYDGNKVKIRQLLNQTSGLPDYLTPELRTKLLANPAGNYTAEQLIAMSLEQKPVTGWAYSNTNYTIMGLIIQKATGETYAEQIKKRIIEPLQLKETFLPGNSMDIPKKNARGYLDTGNKLVDVTVLNPSFANSGGEMISTGEDLTTFFRALLGGKLLTPEMKKEMLTSTSDSPFGKYGLGIHQTKLPDGTIVWGHGGGIPGFTNFAGGTEDGQHVISININVLGDAAGHINNIIETEFTKEPKKELNEKEKKIKHREDVKHVMDEVITNKRVPSVIAGGLQDGERWSYATGTASYEVPRSVEPDFSFRIGSITKTFTASVILQLAEEKQLSLDDSVEKWLPGIIKGNGYDGNNIKIRQLLNHTSGLASYTDPDMRDIILPHNPFRYYSVDDLIGLALAKPPVYAPGQGWNYSNVNTILAGKIIQKVTGDTYAEQIRKRFIKPLGLTETFVMENSSHIPGKHATGYNMDRSGHLYDLTEMNQSWANAAGDMVSNVKDLTTFFSALLGGKLLNQEMMDQMLTTVDSPLGKVGLGIFEGRTPDGQSYWGHAGGTFGFETRAFGTLGGKHILVTAINSVGPEATEAHDKLLNKEFNR; encoded by the coding sequence ATGAAATTATTTACCATGCAAAGAGGAGTTGCACTTACGTTAACAGCTATATTGGCGGTTACACCGGTATTCCCTGCTTATGGAACACTACACGCAGCGGGTCACACCGCAATCTATCAAGCGATTGATAAAGCTGCTAATAGCGACAATATTCCAGGCGTGATCGTAACCGTTAAGAAAGGAGATGCAAGTTGGTCCTATGCTTCCGGAGAAGGGAATATTGAAAGAAATCATATGGTGGATGCCGACTCTGCTTTCCGGATCGGAAGTACAACGAAGACGTTTGTCGCTACGGTTGCCTTGCAGCTTGCAGGCGAGAAGAAACTGTCCCTTGATGATACGGTGGAGAAGTGGCTGCCAGGACTCGTACAAGGCAATGGGTACGACGGCAATAAAGTTAAGATTCGTCAATTGTTGAATCAAACAAGCGGACTTCCAGACTACTTGACGCCAGAACTTAGAACGAAGTTACTGGCGAATCCAGCTGGGAATTATACAGCCGAGCAGTTAATCGCCATGAGTTTGGAGCAAAAGCCGGTAACGGGGTGGGCATACTCGAACACAAATTACACGATTATGGGTCTCATTATCCAGAAAGCTACCGGGGAAACCTATGCGGAGCAGATTAAGAAACGAATTATTGAACCGCTTCAGCTGAAAGAAACCTTCCTCCCCGGCAATTCGATGGATATTCCGAAAAAAAATGCCCGCGGCTACTTGGACACAGGAAATAAATTAGTAGATGTTACAGTGCTTAACCCATCGTTTGCTAATTCCGGCGGAGAGATGATCTCGACAGGGGAAGACCTGACGACGTTTTTCCGCGCCTTATTGGGCGGAAAGCTGTTGACGCCAGAGATGAAGAAGGAGATGTTGACTAGCACAAGTGATTCCCCATTTGGAAAGTATGGACTTGGCATACATCAAACAAAGCTACCTGACGGCACCATTGTATGGGGACATGGCGGCGGTATTCCCGGATTTACCAACTTTGCGGGCGGAACGGAAGACGGTCAACATGTCATCTCGATCAATATTAATGTACTGGGAGATGCGGCTGGACATATCAACAATATTATAGAGACGGAATTCACAAAAGAACCCAAAAAAGAACTCAACGAGAAGGAAAAGAAAATCAAGCATCGGGAAGACGTCAAACACGTTATGGATGAGGTGATAACGAACAAAAGAGTCCCTAGTGTTATAGCCGGCGGACTACAGGATGGCGAACGCTGGTCCTATGCTACAGGCACAGCTAGCTACGAAGTTCCACGCTCAGTGGAGCCGGATTTTTCATTCCGTATTGGAAGCATCACGAAGACGTTCACTGCTTCCGTTATATTACAATTGGCTGAGGAGAAACAATTGAGTCTGGATGATTCGGTCGAAAAATGGCTGCCAGGGATCATAAAGGGGAACGGGTATGACGGCAACAATATTAAGATTCGTCAATTATTGAACCATACAAGCGGGCTTGCGAGCTATACGGATCCAGATATGCGAGACATTATCTTGCCTCACAATCCATTCCGTTACTATTCCGTCGACGATCTTATCGGCTTGGCCCTTGCAAAGCCGCCTGTATATGCGCCAGGGCAGGGTTGGAACTATTCCAACGTCAATACGATACTCGCCGGCAAAATTATTCAGAAGGTAACCGGGGATACGTATGCGGAACAGATCAGGAAGCGGTTCATCAAACCGCTCGGGCTGACGGAGACATTCGTCATGGAGAATAGTTCTCATATTCCGGGGAAGCATGCCACAGGATACAATATGGACAGATCGGGCCATTTGTATGATTTGACTGAAATGAATCAATCCTGGGCAAATGCAGCCGGAGATATGGTGTCAAACGTCAAAGATTTGACCACCTTCTTCAGTGCGCTTTTAGGTGGAAAGCTACTAAATCAAGAGATGATGGACCAGATGCTCACAACAGTAGATTCACCTTTGGGTAAAGTCGGACTAGGGATTTTTGAAGGGAGAACGCCGGACGGGCAATCCTACTGGGGGCATGCCGGCGGTACTTTCGGATTTGAGACAAGAGCCTTCGGAACTCTAGGTGGGAAGCATATTCTGGTAACGGCCATCAACTCGGTAGGACCGGAAGCCACAGAGGCTCACGATAAATTACTCAACAAGGAGTTTAACCGTTAA
- a CDS encoding GNAT family N-acetyltransferase: MEITIIEYDPSYAFQTVKMWRESKEQAIEQKAMHSFEDHVFFLNNILLKNNKVTLAIEASGEQVVGILACNENWVNQLYVHTQYQGRGIGNRLLNLAKQQSEGRLFLYTFEVNKKAQKFYERNGFRIVGRGNDNEEQLEDIKYEWTKP; encoded by the coding sequence ATGGAAATTACAATTATAGAATACGACCCTTCCTATGCGTTTCAAACGGTTAAGATGTGGAGAGAGAGCAAGGAACAAGCGATTGAGCAAAAAGCGATGCATTCTTTTGAAGATCATGTATTCTTTCTGAATAACATTTTGCTCAAAAATAATAAGGTGACCCTTGCAATCGAGGCTTCTGGGGAGCAAGTAGTGGGCATACTTGCTTGTAACGAGAATTGGGTTAATCAGTTATACGTTCATACGCAGTATCAAGGGAGAGGAATAGGGAATAGGCTCCTGAACCTCGCCAAACAGCAATCTGAAGGCAGACTATTTTTATACACTTTTGAAGTCAATAAGAAGGCACAGAAATTTTATGAGAGAAACGGATTTAGGATTGTTGGCAGAGGGAATGACAATGAAGAGCAGCTTGAAGATATAAAGTATGAATGGACCAAGCCTTGA
- a CDS encoding Ger(x)C family spore germination protein, producing the protein MKLGTIGLSVLITLSSLSLTGCWDREYLKDLHLAYGVGFDISENGMIKETVELIIPPEVEQKSTTSEIHTSYGHNLRSSSNQMRNRVRGNIRFLKNGFQLLGKSVAEQGLYSNLDVNFRDPSNPTSNVRVIIAEGSASDILQQKTVGELKIGEFITQKIESLEEMSLFPKETLDTVFRFLKDPGQDFALPYIALDKDEIITRGLALFHDQYYSGMLNPDQSILLVLLKGQKGKNARFTKKIDLGYPDHIQEYITINAGLKKVKRKFKVSVSADGSVEVHLELKLRAVVEEFPGKHLLKEEDLQKVNQAFSEILTKEAESVIKEVQKANCDIFGVGRKLIAYHHNVWRDKNWSKDYRKVQFHPKVEVKIVDTGIIE; encoded by the coding sequence ATGAAGTTAGGAACGATTGGATTGTCGGTGCTGATTACGCTTTCCTCCCTCAGTCTCACCGGATGCTGGGACCGGGAATACTTGAAGGACTTGCATCTAGCCTACGGCGTGGGGTTTGATATAAGTGAAAATGGAATGATAAAAGAAACCGTGGAATTAATCATTCCACCTGAAGTTGAGCAAAAATCGACTACGAGCGAAATTCATACAAGTTATGGACATAACCTGCGCAGTTCCAGCAATCAGATGCGTAACCGCGTGAGGGGAAACATCAGATTTCTTAAAAATGGTTTTCAGTTACTTGGAAAGTCAGTGGCAGAGCAAGGCCTTTATTCTAATTTGGATGTGAACTTCAGGGATCCAAGCAACCCGACATCCAACGTTAGGGTAATTATTGCGGAAGGAAGTGCCTCCGACATTCTTCAACAAAAAACGGTTGGGGAGTTAAAGATTGGCGAATTCATCACACAAAAGATTGAAAGCCTTGAGGAAATGAGTCTATTTCCAAAAGAAACGTTAGATACCGTGTTCCGGTTCCTGAAAGATCCCGGGCAGGACTTTGCTCTTCCCTATATAGCTTTAGATAAAGATGAGATTATCACAAGAGGATTGGCCCTCTTTCATGATCAGTATTATAGCGGGATGCTGAACCCGGATCAGTCCATATTACTGGTCCTGCTAAAGGGGCAAAAGGGCAAAAATGCGAGATTCACAAAGAAAATTGATCTGGGCTATCCGGATCATATACAGGAGTACATTACCATTAATGCAGGTTTAAAAAAAGTGAAGCGGAAATTCAAGGTATCGGTTTCTGCTGACGGAAGTGTTGAAGTCCATTTGGAGTTAAAGCTACGAGCCGTCGTAGAAGAGTTTCCTGGGAAGCATTTGCTAAAAGAGGAAGATCTTCAAAAGGTAAATCAAGCATTTTCGGAAATCCTCACAAAAGAGGCTGAATCGGTTATAAAAGAAGTTCAAAAGGCGAACTGTGATATCTTTGGTGTGGGGAGAAAACTCATTGCTTATCATCACAATGTCTGGAGGGACAAAAATTGGTCAAAAGATTATCGTAAAGTACAATTCCATCCTAAAGTGGAGGTTAAAATTGTAGATACCGGCATTATTGAGTAG